In Micromonospora purpureochromogenes, a single window of DNA contains:
- a CDS encoding M1 family metallopeptidase: MRRIRSSVLHVAAVVAATTLATAGCTSDRDDRSEFRPGAADAGDPYVPGRGNGGYDVSGYRLRVRYDPATDRLTGRATVTATATGNLSRFNLDLIGMDVSGVTVSGAAARHRRDGSELVITPPRGLPRGTGFTVEVDYAGVPTAVPDGELGSGGFLHTADGAIALGQPESAATWFPVNDHPSDKATYDIEVTVPDGLAALSNGVPGERSSTGGWTTWRWAERAPMASYLTTLVIGDYRVETGTHGGRPMVTAVPANLPATGPEAASLARTGEIADFLASRFGPYPFDSYGGIVVTDSRIGYALETQSRPVYGPGFFSGGRPNPSVVVHELAHQWFGDSVSLASWQDIWLNEGFATYAEWLWTEHDGGRTAQRAFELRHAVTDWSQPAVDPGRAAMFGDGVYQRGALAVHALRRTVGDETFFRLLSGWTEERRGGVASTADFAGYAERVAGRPLRPLLDAWLAGGVAPALP, encoded by the coding sequence GTGCGTCGTATCCGGTCCAGCGTCCTGCACGTCGCCGCCGTCGTGGCGGCGACGACCCTGGCGACCGCCGGCTGCACGTCCGACCGCGACGACCGCAGCGAGTTCCGGCCCGGCGCCGCCGACGCCGGTGACCCGTACGTCCCGGGTCGTGGCAACGGCGGCTACGACGTCTCCGGCTACCGGCTGCGCGTGCGGTACGACCCGGCGACCGACCGGTTGACCGGCCGGGCCACCGTCACCGCGACCGCCACCGGCAACCTCTCCCGGTTCAATCTGGACCTGATCGGGATGGACGTCTCGGGGGTGACCGTCTCCGGGGCGGCGGCCCGGCACCGCCGCGACGGCAGCGAGCTGGTGATCACGCCGCCGCGGGGGCTGCCCCGCGGCACCGGGTTCACCGTCGAGGTCGACTACGCCGGGGTGCCGACCGCCGTCCCCGACGGCGAGCTGGGCAGCGGCGGGTTCCTGCATACCGCCGACGGGGCGATCGCCCTCGGCCAGCCCGAGTCGGCGGCCACCTGGTTCCCGGTCAACGACCACCCGTCCGACAAGGCCACCTACGACATCGAGGTGACGGTCCCCGACGGGCTGGCCGCGCTGAGCAACGGGGTGCCGGGGGAGCGGAGCAGCACCGGCGGCTGGACCACCTGGCGGTGGGCCGAGCGCGCGCCGATGGCCAGCTACCTGACCACCCTGGTGATCGGCGACTACCGGGTGGAGACCGGCACGCACGGCGGCCGACCGATGGTCACGGCGGTACCGGCCAACCTGCCGGCGACCGGCCCCGAGGCGGCCTCGCTGGCCCGTACCGGCGAGATAGCGGACTTTCTCGCCAGCCGGTTCGGGCCGTACCCGTTCGACTCCTACGGCGGCATCGTGGTGACCGACAGCCGGATCGGGTACGCGTTGGAGACCCAGTCCCGCCCGGTCTACGGGCCGGGCTTCTTCTCCGGCGGCCGGCCGAACCCGTCGGTGGTGGTGCACGAGCTGGCCCACCAGTGGTTCGGCGACAGCGTCTCGCTGGCGAGCTGGCAGGACATCTGGCTCAACGAGGGCTTCGCCACGTACGCGGAATGGCTCTGGACGGAGCACGACGGCGGCCGGACCGCGCAGCGTGCCTTCGAGCTGCGGCACGCCGTCACCGACTGGTCCCAGCCGGCGGTCGATCCCGGCCGGGCGGCGATGTTCGGCGACGGGGTCTACCAGCGGGGTGCCCTCGCGGTGCACGCGCTGCGCCGGACGGTCGGCGACGAGACGTTCTTCCGCCTGCTGAGCGGCTGGACCGAGGAGCGGCGCGGCGGCGTCGCCAGCACCGCCGACTTCGCCGGGTACGCCGAGCGGGTCGCCGGCCGCCCGTTGCGCCCCCTGCTGGACGCCTGGCTGGCCGGCGGCGTCGCGCCCGCCCTGCCGTGA